A single window of Streptomyces aquilus DNA harbors:
- a CDS encoding SAM-dependent methyltransferase produces the protein MESGKRLSTKIDATVPTAARMYDHYLGGKDNYAVDRAACEELDKVVPSTRALALNNRSFLQRVVAVLAQEYGIRQFLDHGSGLPTQNNVHQVAQRIDPTSRVVYVDNDPMVLVHGRALLDQNDRTAVIQADMRDTDVIFSHPDTQRLIDFSQPVGVLFNSVFHCIPDSDTDGPLAVVKRVTERLAPGSCLVMCQLVSDDPKVREFVTDFMDKATQGHWGRVREEKDVARWFEGLEILEPGLVEVSTWRPDNEVAPRQLTQEWIEFGGAGRIR, from the coding sequence ATGGAGTCCGGGAAGCGGTTGTCCACCAAGATCGACGCCACGGTTCCGACGGCCGCGCGCATGTACGACCACTATCTGGGCGGCAAGGACAACTACGCGGTCGACCGTGCCGCCTGCGAGGAACTGGACAAGGTGGTGCCCAGCACCCGGGCGCTGGCGCTGAACAACCGGAGTTTCCTGCAACGGGTGGTCGCGGTGCTGGCTCAGGAGTACGGCATCCGGCAGTTCCTGGACCACGGGTCCGGTCTGCCCACGCAGAACAACGTGCACCAGGTGGCGCAGCGCATCGACCCGACCTCGCGCGTGGTCTACGTGGACAACGACCCGATGGTGCTGGTGCACGGCCGCGCCCTGCTGGACCAGAACGACCGTACGGCCGTGATCCAGGCCGACATGCGCGACACCGACGTGATCTTCTCGCACCCCGACACTCAGCGGCTCATCGACTTCTCGCAGCCGGTGGGCGTGCTGTTCAACTCGGTGTTCCACTGCATCCCGGACAGCGACACGGACGGCCCTCTCGCCGTGGTGAAGCGGGTGACCGAGCGGCTCGCGCCCGGCAGTTGCCTGGTGATGTGCCAACTGGTCAGCGACGACCCGAAGGTGCGGGAGTTCGTCACCGACTTCATGGACAAGGCCACGCAGGGGCACTGGGGCCGGGTGCGTGAGGAGAAGGACGTCGCGCGGTGGTTCGAGGGGCTGGAGATCCTCGAACCCGGCCTGGTCGAGGTGTCCACCTGGCGACCTGACAACGAAGTGGCGCCGCGTCAACTCACCCAGGAGTGGATCGAGTTCGGTGGAGCCGGCCGCATCCGGTGA
- a CDS encoding acyltransferase family protein, which produces MASTPDSTAEAATERSAAVTGRRHTAPAAPGARRGFPSATLHDSRVDALDGLRTLAVALVLVYHVDRTLVPGGSIAVDVFFTISGFVITRQLLAEYSRTGTLALLPFYRRRWLRLVPALLAVCAACLVLATTTSLWGFDGSWQAVGLAVTFLTNVFRAADPEAYMGGPLAHTWSLGVEEQFYLLWPLLLLGLLRRLRARTVLLCTAALCVLPFLWRCVLWHPDAVHRIYNGTDTRADELLAGALVAVVLARLRQDDPRLGPLRVWAGRLALPALAVLALVAWKVPVTGSAGLWTVLWYTGGILAVAALSATLVAGLELRPDGLLSRLLGCAPLAWTGRNLSYGIYLWHYPVVRLLASLDVEVGLLTGTVVLTMAMALLSYYLVERPFLRRARRHRT; this is translated from the coding sequence ATGGCCAGTACACCGGACTCGACAGCCGAAGCAGCGACCGAGAGAAGTGCGGCGGTCACGGGTCGGAGACACACGGCCCCGGCGGCACCAGGTGCACGCCGGGGGTTCCCTTCCGCGACCCTGCACGACAGCCGGGTCGACGCGCTGGACGGCCTGCGCACCCTCGCGGTCGCCCTGGTCCTCGTCTACCACGTCGACCGCACACTGGTCCCGGGCGGCTCGATCGCCGTCGACGTCTTCTTCACCATCAGCGGCTTCGTCATCACCCGCCAGCTGCTCGCCGAGTACTCCCGCACCGGCACCCTCGCCCTGCTCCCCTTCTACCGGCGCCGCTGGCTGCGCCTGGTCCCGGCGCTGCTGGCGGTCTGCGCGGCCTGTCTGGTGCTGGCGACGACGACCTCGCTGTGGGGCTTCGACGGCTCCTGGCAGGCGGTGGGCCTCGCGGTGACCTTCCTGACGAACGTCTTCAGGGCCGCGGACCCGGAGGCGTACATGGGCGGCCCTCTCGCCCACACCTGGTCGCTGGGCGTGGAGGAGCAGTTCTATCTGCTGTGGCCGCTCCTGCTGCTGGGTCTGCTGCGCCGCCTGCGGGCGCGCACGGTCCTGCTGTGCACCGCCGCCCTGTGCGTGCTGCCCTTCCTGTGGCGCTGCGTCCTGTGGCATCCGGACGCCGTCCACCGCATCTACAACGGCACCGACACCCGCGCCGACGAGCTGCTGGCCGGCGCCCTGGTCGCCGTGGTCCTGGCACGGTTGCGCCAGGACGACCCGCGGCTGGGCCCGCTGCGCGTCTGGGCCGGGCGGCTCGCCCTCCCCGCTCTCGCGGTGCTCGCGCTCGTGGCCTGGAAGGTGCCGGTGACCGGGAGCGCCGGCCTCTGGACCGTCCTTTGGTACACGGGCGGGATCCTCGCCGTGGCCGCGCTGTCGGCCACCCTGGTGGCGGGGCTGGAACTGCGGCCCGACGGGCTGCTGTCCCGTCTGCTGGGGTGCGCGCCGCTCGCCTGGACCGGCCGGAACCTCAGTTACGGCATCTATCTGTGGCACTACCCCGTCGTGCGGCTGCTGGCCTCCCTCGACGTCGAGGTCGGCCTGCTGACGGGCACGGTGGTGCTGACCATGGCGATGGCCCTGCTGTCGTACTACCTCGTCGAGCGCCCCTTCCTGCGCCGCGCGCGGCGGCACCGGACCTGA
- a CDS encoding DUF4246 domain-containing protein — translation MTELSAFPLPFQASRSTGFATPRTLRELAMMECSAQIRAKPRWFDKMNDAGIVARWTREAIAQGLTAAQVAYVLAELRHYAALRDARTGIEVSAVDGVWQSDTLVDDELGARLREAVRPLEEVPEAELDWHPGSDGLVLDIVHPSLFCLVRGVSGEPERAWHNPTDRYSKYEFSEKFQWLPTDVDVSEDGAVAFRSYVNNVHPETHRELLAVLPDLFARFRPLWENVLTDLRHPRPLRIEADPYGWYDSKPEYPDRSSYSDAEAYAEAREAWAEAHDTWWENRRPVVPDAPAFTPPPMPDASGRVDLRGRSLQVIVKVAAIHLTPDQPEYPGGSWHVEGMLNERIVSTGIYYWDSENITDSHLSFRAALDDPHYEQSDDDGMREVYGLEDEDALNQLLGSASTPAGRCLAFPNVLQHRVGSFRLTDPTRPGHRKILAFFLVDPSHKIVSTSDVPPQQPWSDSSTMTLEQAKEYREQLMQERKFFVDEHNEQLYEREFSLCEH, via the coding sequence TTGACTGAGCTGTCCGCTTTTCCGCTGCCCTTCCAAGCCTCCCGTTCCACAGGGTTCGCGACCCCTCGCACACTGCGGGAGCTGGCGATGATGGAGTGCAGCGCGCAGATCCGGGCGAAGCCGCGGTGGTTCGACAAGATGAACGACGCCGGCATCGTCGCCAGGTGGACGCGGGAGGCGATCGCCCAGGGCCTCACCGCAGCACAGGTCGCCTACGTGCTGGCCGAGCTGCGGCACTACGCCGCGCTGCGCGACGCGCGCACCGGCATAGAGGTGTCCGCCGTCGACGGGGTGTGGCAGTCGGACACCCTCGTCGACGACGAGCTCGGAGCGCGGCTGCGTGAGGCGGTGCGGCCCCTGGAAGAGGTCCCCGAAGCGGAGCTGGACTGGCATCCCGGATCCGACGGCCTCGTCCTGGACATCGTCCACCCCTCGCTGTTCTGCCTGGTGAGAGGCGTGAGCGGTGAACCCGAGCGGGCCTGGCACAATCCGACGGACCGCTACTCGAAGTACGAGTTCTCGGAGAAGTTCCAGTGGCTTCCGACGGACGTGGACGTCAGCGAGGACGGCGCCGTCGCCTTCCGGTCCTACGTCAACAACGTCCACCCCGAGACGCATCGCGAACTGCTCGCCGTGCTGCCGGACTTGTTCGCGCGCTTCCGCCCGCTCTGGGAGAACGTGCTGACCGACCTGCGCCATCCGCGACCGCTGCGGATCGAGGCCGATCCGTACGGCTGGTACGACTCGAAGCCGGAGTACCCGGACAGGTCCTCCTACAGTGACGCCGAGGCGTACGCCGAAGCCCGCGAGGCATGGGCGGAAGCCCACGACACCTGGTGGGAGAACCGCCGTCCGGTCGTCCCGGACGCCCCCGCCTTCACCCCGCCCCCCATGCCCGACGCGTCGGGCCGCGTCGACCTGCGCGGCCGCTCCCTCCAGGTCATCGTCAAGGTCGCCGCCATTCACCTCACCCCGGACCAGCCCGAGTACCCCGGCGGCTCCTGGCATGTCGAGGGGATGCTGAACGAGCGGATCGTCTCGACCGGCATCTACTACTGGGACAGCGAGAACATCACCGACAGCCATCTGAGCTTCCGGGCGGCACTCGACGACCCCCACTACGAGCAGAGCGACGACGACGGTATGCGAGAGGTCTACGGGCTGGAGGACGAAGACGCCCTGAACCAGCTGCTGGGCTCGGCGTCGACGCCCGCGGGGCGCTGCCTGGCCTTCCCGAACGTCCTGCAGCACCGCGTCGGTTCCTTCCGGCTCACGGACCCGACCCGCCCCGGACATCGCAAGATCCTCGCGTTCTTCCTGGTGGACCCGTCGCACAAGATCGTCTCGACCTCCGACGTGCCCCCGCAGCAGCCGTGGTCCGACTCCTCGACCATGACGCTGGAGCAGGCCAAGGAGTACCGCGAGCAGCTCATGCAGGAACGCAAGTTCTTCGTCGACGAGCACAACGAGCAGCTCTACGAACGGGAGTTCTCCCTCTGCGAGCACTGA
- a CDS encoding LLM class flavin-dependent oxidoreductase has product MKKIGFLSFGHWTPSPHSQTRSASDALLQAIDLAVAAEELGADGAYFRVHHFARQYASPFPLLAAIGARTSRIEIGTGVIDMRYENPLYMAEDAGAADLISGGRLQLGISRGSPEQVIDGWRHFGHLPSEGATDADMARAHTERLLDVLRGEGFAEPDPNPMFSNPPGLLRIEPHSEGLRDRIWWGSGSNATAAWAAGLGMNLQSSTLKYDESGEPLHVQQRKQIEVYREAWREAGHTREPRVSVSRSIFALVDDRDRAYFGREGNSKDQIGYLDADTRAIFGRSYAAEPDVLVKQLAQDEAVAAADTLLLTVPNQLGVAYNAHVIESILTEVAPALGWR; this is encoded by the coding sequence ATGAAAAAGATCGGGTTCCTGTCCTTCGGGCACTGGACACCATCGCCGCACTCTCAGACGCGCTCCGCCTCCGACGCCCTGCTCCAGGCGATCGACCTCGCGGTGGCCGCGGAGGAGCTGGGCGCCGACGGCGCGTACTTCCGTGTCCATCACTTCGCGCGGCAGTACGCCTCGCCGTTCCCGCTGCTCGCCGCCATCGGCGCGCGTACCAGCCGCATCGAGATCGGCACCGGCGTGATCGACATGCGCTACGAGAACCCGCTGTACATGGCCGAGGACGCGGGCGCCGCCGACCTGATCTCCGGCGGCCGGTTGCAGCTCGGCATCAGCCGGGGATCCCCGGAGCAGGTGATCGACGGCTGGCGGCACTTCGGGCACCTGCCGTCCGAGGGCGCCACCGACGCCGACATGGCACGCGCTCACACCGAGCGGCTCCTCGACGTGCTGCGGGGCGAGGGATTCGCGGAGCCCGACCCCAACCCGATGTTCTCCAACCCGCCGGGGCTGCTGCGCATCGAACCGCACTCCGAGGGCCTCCGGGACCGGATCTGGTGGGGGTCCGGCTCGAACGCCACCGCGGCATGGGCGGCCGGCCTCGGGATGAACCTGCAGAGCTCGACCCTCAAGTACGACGAGAGCGGCGAACCGCTGCACGTCCAGCAGCGCAAGCAGATCGAGGTCTATCGCGAGGCCTGGCGGGAGGCGGGGCACACCCGCGAGCCGCGGGTGTCGGTCAGCCGCAGCATCTTCGCGCTGGTCGACGACCGCGACCGCGCCTACTTCGGCCGTGAGGGCAACTCCAAGGACCAGATCGGCTACCTCGACGCCGACACCCGCGCGATCTTCGGCCGTTCCTACGCCGCCGAACCCGACGTCCTGGTCAAGCAGCTCGCCCAGGACGAGGCGGTCGCCGCCGCCGACACGCTGCTCCTCACCGTGCCGAACCAGCTGGGCGTCGCCTACAACGCCCATGTGATCGAGAGCATCCTGACCGAGGTCGCTCCGGCGCTGGGCTGGCGCTGA